The following is a genomic window from Acipenser ruthenus chromosome 19, fAciRut3.2 maternal haplotype, whole genome shotgun sequence.
CAGAAATACAACACAATTTTGGACTACATACACTTTGGGACTGTGCCATTCtcagttataaaaataaataaatacatttaaaaaagtgtgtgtgtgtgatgtgagaTTATATATATGGCACCAATGAATAAGCGTTGGAATTAGGGTTGGCCATGCCCTGGAgtcctggagctggagcagaccTTCCCAGTTTTCTGGAGGTGGCTTTTGGTACAGAAAAATTAAGAGACTTTTAAAACAAGCTAGCAAAAACAGATAAAAAGAGGTGCAAGCTGTCACATGTTTAGATAGAGGACCGGCTTACCACTTTGAAATGGATTTATTTGTATTGCGATAGGTTCCTCACTAATTTGTCATTAGCAGGCACGTGCACCATAGCTATCCAGGCTGTGCAGAAATGCTTAAAATAGAAGGTAAAATACTAATGCAAGAGCCACACGTTAAAACTCTGCATCCCAACAACAGGCTGGTGTTTTATAAGGCACACCTGCTGTGAGGACCACAAGGGGTGGAGTTCATCCAggtatctaaataaataaaaagtgtctTTAACATCACATCCCAGTCAAGTGTCAACTAACTGTCATCTCCACTGCATCGTTCTCCGGATTCAGTAGAAAGTCTTGGATCTCCTCTTTCATCTGAGCCCTGCCAGACAGAAATACAGCAATTTAAAATGCTTGAGTAATACATCCACGATTAATTAAAAGCGGACATTTATAGTAACGTGATACTTCAAGagtaactgcaaaaaaaaacaaacacacaactcGCCTCCGTTTCCTGCGTTCTGCTTCAGATAGGATGTACTCAGGTACAGAGTTTACAgaggtctgtttaaaaaaaaaaaaaacacacatatatatatattttactatgaCCCCAATGCCCTCCTATGAAAAAACAACAATGTTCAACACAGTAATTTTGTGATAATTACATGTATCCAAGCATCTGCCCCACATTGTTCTACTGGAAGTAGCATCTTCAGGAGTGACAAACTAACTTGGTACCACATATACTTGTGCCACCAAGTAATTTAAAACTGTACAACAGACTAATTAAATTGATGGACTGACAAATTGGAAGCTGGAAGGAAAATAAACTACCCCCCCACACCCCACAAACAGAAGAAAACCATGAGATGCAACACAAATATGAATGCTATATTCCATATCTCCATTGTGTCAGGTATTTTTGCTTAATTCTACTAATAAAGTCTTGCTCACCATGTCTTTAATGATCAGCCTGCAGCTGTAACACAACAGGGTTTGAAGCTCAGGGGTGAAGCTGGTCCTAAAAGCAAAACATGATACACTATTTTTACAGATATCAGATAGATCCAGTTATACTCAGATCCAGTTAGACTCAGTTATGAAACTAAAGTAAAAGAAAGAATCTAGTGTAGTAGACAGGCATTTGTCAAAACACATGGCTTGGTACAATACATGGTGTCCAGTGTCATTGTGGTTCAAAGAGTGGCTTGTTTACCTTTCCTTTATGTGAAAGATCAGTACTGGAAACACTTATTTTGTTTCTACTCATTTTCATTAATCGTTGTGCAACAGACACGACACAGACTGATCCCAACTTCAATTCATTTGTTCGTATGTAGTTGTATGTTGTATGAATGAAGATTGTACTAAAAGTGTGTTTAAGAAAAGGAACACAACCCTCACACTGTACCTGTCCACTGAGTGACAGCCATCCACCCTGTCCCCACAGCTCTCTTTCTGCTCCCCACCAGAAGCACAGCACTGTTGCTTAGCAACCCCCAGGGCAGGGATGGTGGCAGGCATCCTATTACAAGAGAGGTTCTCGGAGATAAGTGTGGCGCGGAATGCGGTGGCCTCCTCTGTAAAGGAAGAAATAAACATGAAAATCATGAGATAGCTGCAGTGACATGCATCCCAGAAAGGTAGCCATACTGATACTATCAATAACTAGTGCTAAAGAATGTTATTAGCAAATTTCATTCCAATTCATTAGGCAGTTCTAGAGATATCTAGAAGTGAGACCAAGCATGTACAGCCACCTCCTCTATATCCCCGATAACGGAATAATTAAAGAGTGGGCTACCACACATATTGAAAAGCACAACATCACAGGTCCTTTTTCCTAAAAAGAGgtgaaaataatgcaacatttgaGGTTGCTACAAAATCTTAGTAAACAAGGCCACTTAGTTACTGGTCACACTCAGGAATGAGATGAGTGGTGTCGCTCACCTGCTCCAGTGTCCAAGGCACAGAGGCACAGCAGGCATTTCTCTGTCAACTCTCCATCAGCGATAGGACGGGGGCAGGCAGTGTTGAGCTTCTCACTTGTCCTGTGCAACCAGACAGCAAACAGATTAGCGAAAGGTGACAGTTAAACAGCTTCATTCCTGTCTGAACCTTCAGGAGATCCAAGTTTGGTTTGCACTGCTTCGCATTCTCCTGCACTGCCTTTGTTTTACAccattattatagttttatttattaatagcgTTTGACGAAATGCCACAAAAAGTTAATTTGaaagtcatttaaacaaaaaaggagGAGTGCGTACTAGGCAGTACTATTCTTGGCAGTTTTGTAAGACCTGATTCTTTGATCTTACCTGTAAATGGTGCTGACAGTGGAGGGGAAGTCAGCCTGAAGTTTACTGATGAAGCTCTCTGTCAGGCGATGAATGCTTGCCTTTTCTGGTGCCTGAGAAAAGATCAATTGAAAGGTGTCAAAAATATCTCTGCTGACACTAGAGTGTTACTTCAGCCTGAAAGGAAATGTCAACCACAAGaaaccacagagagagagagagagagagagagagagagggggggggggggggggggacagggagagagggagagagagggggggggggggctttggtTTGTAACTTCAAGGCACAAAAATGTGCTTTTGACACAATaatccacccccccacccccacccaaaaaaaaacaaccggtGTATTACTCATAAGCAATTTCCTGTATGCAAATCAGTTCCAGCAGATATAGtattttactagttaaaaaaGACCAGTTAATATCAATGCAGTAACTCAAAGTATGATTATTTTTGCAGATTGCAATTATATGGCTTGTTTCACCTCTGTAGgtacatatacaaatatatacacacacacacacacacagagttgtagtcaaaagtgtacataccccaatggaaatttataatttctagacatttctcaaaaacaaagacttTTAGGAACAATCttttagcaaaagttttgcttttctggatgaggaaaaaaagttacaagaaatagatgactaaaattttttatttcagcaatcattttccaaaaatattaattcaaaagtattcataccctttgatgctatgatagtattgtctacaaggtgctagaaatgtgAAAAGCAGAACCTAATTctgtctagaaaatgctggactgtaggtgaacattcttagagtataaaagggttaggcatgggatgattgctgtcattaccaattaGGCAGAAAATGacattgtcataaagctggagaagggtacaagaagatttccaagcatttgagtatcccaatttcaactattgtttctattatcaagaagtacaagactcatggtactgtcacaacattccctgggtctggaagaaagaaggtttaaaattatacatttctattggggaatgtaaacttttgactacaaccgTGCATGTAGAAACTTTGGGTTTAGGGAAAAGCAGCACAGCCTAAATACACTGTTAAGTTTGTTCATCACAGTGTAAACTCTTCAAAGCCTAAATACACTGTTAAGTTTGTTCATCACAGTGTAAACTCTTCAGGGTCTTGTAGAACTACAATtagttacaaacacacacagtgcaactACCCacccatttttttcagtttttcttaaGTGCAGTTAAATACAGAGGCGCATCTTTACCATATTAGGTGCTTTTCCCCCTGCAGGCTAAAACCTCTGATGCAAGTTGGCAGCTCTAAAGTTTCCAACTCTAGAGAAAACCCTGGAACAGgcattattttttattccatAAAAAGCCTGGATTGCTTAGGTCTAGCCTAAAAGCACTTACCTCTCATCAGCATAAGTCTCACAAATCCCtactacatttttatttagtatAGGGAAATTATACTTATCTTTCTACAACACTTTACCATGGATTTATTTGTCCCATTAACTTCCTTTGTGACAGACAATTAGACTCCACATATTCCAGATATAGGTACAAATGTAAAAACACTATTATGCGTACCACTACTGAAAGATGAGAATCAAACTTCCCGAAGCGTGGCCCGTTTTATTCTACAGTGGGGATGATTATTCATGTGGCAACTACACCTAAATAAAAGCAAGTCAACCTGTAGCACTTAACATGGTACACATCCAACATACTGTAAATGGCTCTACAATCAGTCTTCGATATTCCACTTTTCAGCATTCAGTTTGCTTTTGTAGAATGCTACATGTAGCACTTTTGTCGTGACTCAGAACAGCCTTGACAACCCAGTAAAAAACATGCACAGCTTCTTACCTTGGTGTCAAGAGCGGAGGTGAAAACAGAGGGGACCTTAAACATCCTGTTATAGAAGGCAATTTCTTTAGAGGAGTACTCTCTCATGGGTCTGACTATGGCAATATCTCCATAGCGGGGGTCAGAGAAACCctataaaacagaagaaaaaaaccaAATAGAGCACTGAATAAAGTTTCTCAACTGCTCTCTTAACTTTCAACACTGTACATAAATCTAGAAAAGACAACTACACTCAGACCCCCCCATACCAGTACAGAAGTAGAACTCTGCTCAATACAGTAGATAAGTAAACTAATCGATATTCATATGCATCTACTGGATGTCcattttcaaataaatgtttttttttcgtgTTTTACCCTTATAGTAGCTGCTAACAAACCGAGAGTCCTCGTAAAGCCACCAACCCGACTCACTCTGTATTAGCCGCAACTCACCGTGTCCATGGCGAGGAAAGCCCCTCTCCCCAGGGAAATGTTGGTGAGCAGCTTGACAGCCAGACGAGAGCAGCTGTCTCCCATCATCACCTTTGAGTAACCTCTGACCCTGGCTGTGTGCAGAATCAGGTGCTGCCTGCTCATCAACAGACAAAGGAAAAAAGTTACCTTGGAGATCAAGACAAGGAACAGTCAGTCCAAATCCATCCATCTGGGGTTTCTGAGATAacacttatatatattttttctttttgagcATATAATAAATACCATTAGAGCATTATCTCATTTGGCACTAATTTAGTGTCATGCAACCAGGAGTGCTGTACCCTATTAGTGTAGGAGTTTCTCACCTTAGGGTCTTCAGCAGCTCCTCCCTGGCGGTCAAAGTCTTCACTGAAGCCAGCAGTGTCCTTACAGCCTCGGTCTGCTCTGGAGTGAAGGGTTGGCTCTTGTTGGTCACTATGCCCACCTCTCCAGACCACTCCTGGGTACTGAGCTCTGACAGAAGGGTCTGGACCTCCGTGTATGAATTGGACCCCTGACCAGTCTCCCTCTGGGTTTCGGAGCAGGCACTCTGAATAAATCCATCCACTGCCTCTTTGTAGCTCTCATTCTGCCTGTCTAAGGCAGAGGATGCACACTGCAGGACTGAACTGGGGAGACTGAAAACCTGGCAGATAAAACAATGAGAACAAATAAAAGAATGAGAACAAATAGAAGAAATGTTTTTTGTCCTATATGTAAATCACTGGGTGTGATGGATTACAGATTCCCTGCACACCTCTGTTCGATTTAAGGCAAAATTGCTTACTGCCTCTAAGTGGACTACATAAAATGGGAATCCAGATGCTCGGAATATCGTTTCCAGCTGGCTTTTAATTTCTCCTCGCTCTTCTAGGCTCTGCCCACAAGCAGCTCCCTCTGTGAAAGAAATATCCAGATTAAAATGAACCCTTTTGTAAGAGACATGTTTTCTTGTTAAAAATCTTTTGTCAGTAAAATACACACCCTTCAGATACAGCCTGTAGAAAATCGCATTGCAAAAGCATTTTTATATGTTTATCAAAATCATAGTTCCTAAGATAtacattcacaaacaaacaagattCATTGTTACTTTGCATTACCGTCGACATAGATTATCCCAGGAACAAATCGCAGCTTTTTGGGTGTTTCAGGACTCAAaccctaaatcaaaacaaaaaacactttctgAATAAAAGCACATATTTTCTGAAACAAACAGAAGATGAGTTGGTTTATGAAAATGTTACTTAAGAGTTAAGTTCAGAACTGCGACATTAGTCCCTA
Proteins encoded in this region:
- the LOC117424213 gene encoding cytoplasmic tRNA 2-thiolation protein 2-like, with product MCQIDEDYIDAQLETKAGLSVSRKCMKCKEGSAVLIIRVGDAFCGDCFKEYFVHKFRAMLGKNRLIFPGEKVLLSVSGGPASSALLSQVQEGLSPETPKKLRFVPGIIYVDEGAACGQSLEERGEIKSQLETIFRASGFPFYVVHLEAVFSLPSSVLQCASSALDRQNESYKEAVDGFIQSACSETQRETGQGSNSYTEVQTLLSELSTQEWSGEVGIVTNKSQPFTPEQTEAVRTLLASVKTLTAREELLKTLRQHLILHTARVRGYSKVMMGDSCSRLAVKLLTNISLGRGAFLAMDTGFSDPRYGDIAIVRPMREYSSKEIAFYNRMFKVPSVFTSALDTKAPEKASIHRLTESFISKLQADFPSTVSTIYRTSEKLNTACPRPIADGELTEKCLLCLCALDTGAEEATAFRATLISENLSCNRMPATIPALGVAKQQCCASGGEQKESCGDRVDGCHSVDRTSFTPELQTLLCYSCRLIIKDMTSVNSVPEYILSEAERRKRRAQMKEEIQDFLLNPENDAVEMTVS